A single Tuberibacillus sp. Marseille-P3662 DNA region contains:
- the lonB gene encoding ATP-dependent protease LonB, with product MNWTSVLLIVQLFFGVIIGLYFWNLLKNQRTQKVSIDKESKKEMEQLRKLRSISLTEPLAERVRPQGMDDIVGQQDGIETLRAALCGANPQHVLIYGPPGVGKTAAARLVLEEAKRNFQSPFQRDAVFVELDATTARFDERGIADPLIGSVHDPIYQGAGAMGQAGIPQPKQGAVTHAHGGMLFIDEIGELHPIQMNKLLKVLEDRKVYLESAYYNEENNQIPDHIHDIFQKGLPADFRMIGATTRSPEDIPPAIRSRCLEVYFNELSNNDIQQISKKAANKLQIRLNDACINKISEYAKSGREAVNIMQIAAGIAMSRKSEHIEEADVEWVIHSSQLPPKPNKKVHNEPVVGLVNGLAVYGPNRGALLDIEVTATKGRKGSLTITGIVEEESMGSNSKSIRRKSLIKSSVENVLTVLNQMGVRAHQYHLHVNFPGGAPVDGPSAGIAIATAVYSAIKNRPIQNTVAMTGELSIHGAVKPIGGVVAKAQAAKDAGAKTVIIPEDNQQAILQNIEGIQIIAASRLTDVLTHALAPSSEDESSIPASQFQSSRESV from the coding sequence TCGGTACTGTTGATTGTACAGTTATTTTTTGGTGTGATTATCGGCCTTTATTTTTGGAATCTCCTTAAAAATCAACGGACGCAAAAAGTATCTATTGATAAAGAATCCAAGAAAGAAATGGAACAATTGCGTAAGTTACGAAGTATATCTTTGACGGAGCCATTAGCTGAACGCGTCCGCCCCCAAGGCATGGACGATATTGTCGGTCAGCAGGATGGCATTGAAACGTTGCGTGCCGCTCTATGTGGGGCCAATCCCCAGCATGTACTGATTTATGGTCCCCCAGGGGTAGGTAAAACTGCAGCTGCCAGGTTGGTTTTGGAAGAAGCGAAGAGAAACTTTCAATCACCATTCCAAAGAGATGCTGTGTTTGTTGAACTAGACGCAACCACAGCTCGTTTTGATGAAAGAGGTATCGCAGATCCTTTGATTGGTTCAGTCCATGACCCGATTTACCAAGGTGCTGGAGCTATGGGGCAGGCCGGCATACCACAGCCGAAGCAAGGCGCCGTTACACATGCTCATGGTGGCATGCTATTTATTGATGAGATCGGTGAACTGCATCCTATTCAAATGAATAAGCTGTTAAAAGTATTAGAAGATCGGAAAGTTTATCTGGAAAGTGCGTATTATAATGAAGAAAACAACCAAATTCCAGATCATATTCATGACATTTTTCAAAAAGGACTTCCTGCCGATTTTCGAATGATCGGGGCGACAACGCGTTCACCGGAGGATATTCCACCTGCAATTCGTTCCCGCTGCTTAGAAGTTTACTTTAATGAACTGTCAAATAACGATATTCAACAGATTTCTAAAAAGGCAGCTAATAAACTGCAGATTCGTCTCAATGACGCTTGTATCAATAAGATCTCAGAGTATGCTAAAAGTGGTCGTGAAGCGGTTAATATTATGCAAATCGCTGCTGGTATTGCCATGTCACGGAAGTCAGAACATATAGAAGAAGCTGATGTTGAATGGGTTATTCACTCCAGTCAACTGCCTCCTAAGCCCAACAAAAAGGTTCATAATGAACCAGTTGTTGGTTTAGTAAATGGACTGGCTGTATATGGTCCTAATCGAGGAGCGTTACTTGATATTGAAGTGACAGCAACGAAAGGCCGTAAAGGCAGCCTAACGATCACAGGCATTGTTGAAGAAGAATCGATGGGGTCGAACAGCAAATCAATTAGGCGTAAGAGTCTTATCAAAAGTTCGGTTGAGAATGTATTGACAGTCCTCAACCAAATGGGTGTTCGTGCCCATCAATATCACTTACATGTGAACTTTCCAGGAGGAGCCCCTGTCGATGGTCCGTCAGCAGGGATAGCAATTGCCACGGCTGTCTACTCGGCAATCAAAAATAGACCTATTCAAAATACTGTTGCTATGACGGGTGAATTGAGTATTCATGGTGCAGTAAAACCGATTGGCGGTGTAGTTGCCAAAGCTCAAGCTGCAAAGGATGCTGGTGCAAAAACGGTGATTATTCCGGAAGACAATCAGCAGGCCATCCTTCAAAACATTGAAGGTATTCAAATTATCGCTGCCAGTCGTCTAACGGATGTTCTGACCCATGCTTTGGCACCCTCTTCTGAGGATGAAAGCAGTATACCTGCGAGTCAATTTCAATCATCGCGAGAATCCGTTTAA